Proteins from a genomic interval of Marispirochaeta aestuarii:
- the yedE gene encoding YedE family putative selenium transporter — MKEKLTHFFSSRTGIILTGCFIGVFAALLSVWGNPANMGICVACFERDIAGALGLHRAEVVQYLRPEIPGFVLGSMIAAMIFGEFKARSGSAPAVRFILGIFAMIGALAFLGCPWRALLRLAGGDLNAVVGIAGLTAGIAVGVAFLRSGYTLGRSRPDNQAAGLVLPAVMLLFLVLLVADFPALLRSSAGPGSMSAPLVISLAVSLGVGFLAQRTRFCTMGSVRDVLLMRDTHLLSGIVALLLSAAAVNLIFGRIDFGFTLQPVAHSNHLWNFLGMFLAGLAFCLAGGCPGRQLILSGEGDGDSTVFVLGMIAGAAISHNFGFAGKPDSLAGGSLQVGGVSPYGMAAVLIGICLCIFIGFAMKERKI; from the coding sequence TTGAAAGAAAAGCTGACACATTTTTTCTCGTCCCGTACTGGTATTATTCTGACAGGCTGCTTTATCGGAGTTTTTGCTGCTCTTCTCTCGGTATGGGGAAACCCTGCCAATATGGGTATCTGTGTTGCCTGTTTCGAGCGGGACATCGCAGGGGCCCTGGGACTTCATCGAGCTGAGGTTGTGCAGTATCTGCGTCCCGAGATCCCCGGTTTCGTTCTCGGCTCGATGATCGCTGCCATGATTTTTGGTGAGTTCAAAGCCAGATCGGGGTCTGCTCCGGCGGTCCGCTTCATACTCGGTATCTTTGCCATGATCGGCGCCCTTGCTTTTCTCGGTTGCCCGTGGAGGGCCTTGCTGCGTCTTGCCGGGGGAGACCTCAACGCCGTGGTCGGTATCGCAGGTCTCACGGCGGGAATCGCTGTTGGAGTCGCATTTCTCAGGTCGGGCTACACTCTGGGGCGGTCACGACCGGATAATCAGGCCGCCGGATTGGTCCTGCCCGCTGTTATGCTGCTCTTTCTTGTATTGCTCGTTGCAGATTTCCCAGCCCTCCTTCGCAGCAGCGCCGGTCCCGGGTCCATGAGTGCCCCGCTTGTTATCTCCCTGGCGGTTTCCCTGGGTGTCGGGTTTCTTGCCCAGCGTACCCGCTTCTGTACCATGGGATCTGTTCGGGACGTTCTCCTGATGCGGGACACCCATCTCCTGAGCGGCATTGTCGCCCTTCTTTTGTCGGCCGCCGCTGTCAACCTGATTTTCGGCAGGATTGATTTCGGATTTACCCTGCAGCCTGTGGCTCATTCGAATCATCTCTGGAATTTCCTCGGCATGTTCCTGGCGGGGCTCGCTTTCTGCCTTGCTGGCGGCTGTCCCGGGCGGCAGCTGATTCTATCCGGTGAAGGTGACGGGGATTCCACCGTGTTCGTTCTTGGCATGATTGCAGGGGCGGCGATTTCTCACAATTTTGGTTTTGCAGGAAAACCCGACAGTCTTGCCGGGGGCAGTCTTCAGGTCGGGGGAGTGAGTCCCTACGGTATGGCGGCGGTTCTTATAGGGATTTGTTTATGCATATTTATTGGTTTTGCTATGAAGGAGCGTAAAATATGA